ATAACCAATATCAGCTATGACCATACGGCCCTGTTGGGGGACACGATCGAACAGATTACCCGTGAAAAAGCGGGGATTATCAAATCGGGGATTCCTGTCTTTAGTGGCGTCACACAGCCAGAGGCAATTGCCGTTCTTGAGGAAGTGTGTGCAGAGCGACAGGCACCGTTGTACCTGCTCAACCGGGACTTTTTCTATGAGACAGTCCGAGAATCAGGAAAGGCTGGCGCCCTGACTGCCGCAAGTGGTTCTCTAGATGCGAATCGGCAGCAGAAAATTCAGGTCAAAAGCCCGTGGTCCGTGATTGATGAGATGCCAGTCAGTCTGCTGGGGCAGCATCAGGCGATGAATGCCGGGCTGGCTGTTGTGCTGTTGGATTATTTACGTCACACAGGGACTCCGATTGAGATCGGGCAAATGCGAACAGGGATGGTTGGCTTGAAATGGCCGGCACGCATTGAAGTGGTACAGAAGAACCCGACGGTGATTATTGATACTGCCCACAATGGTGCTTCTATCAACGCCTTGATCAAAACGCTCGACGAGTGCTTCTCGCAGCAAAATCGTTTGTTAATCTTTGCTGCGACTCGGGAAAAAGATGTGAGCGAAATGCTGGGAGCGCTGCTGCCACATTTTGAGACAGTCATTCTGACCCAGTACCTTTCTAATCCGCGTCGAATTCCGGTAAACGAATTGAATGACATTGCGCAAACGATTCAGCAGGAGTCTGGCAGTCATACCGATCTGATTTCCACTGCCAGTCCCGCCGATGCCTGGCTCAAGGCGAAGGCAAATTCGACGCCAGAGACGTTGATATGTGTGACAGGTTCCTTTTTCATTGCCGCGGAAATGCGAGAGCTCTTGCTGGGGGCAACAGATGAGGCCTTGCTGACCGAATTCTGCTAAGCGGGGCCAGAAAACCAGTTGCTTGCATGCGAAGCTCTGATTGTAGCATGCGTAAAAAAAGGGAAGAGTAACTGCCGCTACCCTTCCCTTCTCGTGTTATCAAATCAGCAAATTATGGTCCCACGCGAATGGGATTCTTTTTGCGTTTGCTTTTCTTTCCTTTTTGCGGACGACCCATCATATCACCCTCCAAACCATAATATTCAGCTGAGGCCGATTCTTCAGCGCCAAAGCCAAACGCATCGGTGGGAGCACTGGCTCTGGCTTCTGCTGCTTCTTTGACCCAGGCCAGACTCTGACGCTCGCGGTCGAACATGTTTTTGGCATAGGTATAAGTTTCGGAAGCTGCCGGGGGCTTTGAAGATTTCAGATTCCCCAGATTATCAACAATAATTGCTTCCGCATCGATGGGTAAATGCCCTCGAGTTTGTCTGGGCAAGTTCAAATCGGGGTGATCTTCCAGCCGGATAGAAGGAGATGGGATCGCATCGACCAGATAGTTTTGTGTATCAAACTGGACGGTTGCTTTCTCGTCGTATTCTTCTTTCGCAACATCATAAAGTTCTGCAGACTGTTCTCCGCCAATCTCGTCGCCAACGGCGGTTTTTAAAAAAGAGTGAATCGTGGTTCCGGTTTTGGGATACCACTGGAAGACTTCAAATTGTGCCGTTATTCCGTTGGCTCCACGGGGAGGTCGAACATTTTGCAGATAATAGTAGACATCCTGTTCGGCAGTCACAGCGGCAGTCTCATTGCTCCAGGGAGTCATTCTTGTTTCTCCTTCCGCAACAGCAGGCAGCACGACTTCTTCGATGGGACGCTGAAAATTCGGATTTCGTACGACAAGCCGGACGCGATACTTGTAAGTTTCGCCTGGATTCAGATCGAAATCAAAGTAGCGGAATAACAAGAGTCGGCCAGCGGCTGTGACATTGGCTTTCAATTTCTGGATGAGTTTCTTCTCGTCCAGTTCTTCACCAGGTCTGATCTGCTGCATGGAGCTTGCCATACCTTGAAAAACAGAATCCATTTGCTCGGGTTGTCCGTCCGACATAAACTGACTGCGAATTTCACGCATGCCAAGCTGCAAGTTCGAAAAGCCTTTTTGTTTTTCTTTGAAGACTCTTTCACCGGCGTGTGATTTTTTGTATTGATCCAGAACCAGTCGATTGAATTCGAGTTCCTGTTCAATTTCTTCCTGGCTGAGGGTGAAGTTTTCGACGCGTGGGTGCGTGGCGACTTTATACCAGAACCCCGCGATTCGGCTGGGAAGCGGCATGGTGAAAACGCGGTCGGTGATTCCGGTGTTGACGACTTCAGGGTCGAAGTCGGCACTTTCTTTTAAGACCTCAATCGATGTTTCGATATCAACGTCTTCCCATTTACCGGCTGCAGGGTTAGCTCCGGGGACTATTTTTTGGCGTTGTAATTGAAAATCGAGGAACTCCAGGATTCTGCCTGCCTGCATGTTCTGCATTGAATAGGCATCACCCAAAGATCGTTCCAGCTTATCTTGCTGTGTGGCCAGATCGAAGACGCCTCTGACGGCAATAAATCGTAAGCCGCGACCTTCACGAGCGGGACCTGCCATACCACCACTCATTCCCATTTCCATCATCGACCCATCAGGCACGGCTCCTAATTCACCGGGGGGAGCATAACCGCCTGGGTCGTAACCACCGGGACCTCCCGCAGCCATCATGTCTGCTTCAGCATTAGGCATATTACCAAAAGTCAGGCCTGCCATGGCAGAGCCGCCGGGGCCTCCCATACCAGCGCCGGCAACATTGGTTCTTTTTTTGAACGGGTTATATTCTGGTTCATCCGGTTTGGCTTCTTCAGTTTCCTTTGAATCCGAGCCTTCAGCTCCTTCTTCCATTGCAGCGTCGAGTGGTCGGGTCATCATTATAAACCGACCGTAAGTGGCGACCAGATCTTCGATCGGCATCCAGTCCACTTCTTTGGCACGCTCTTTTTTCGCGTATAACCGCCAGGAGAGAGGATGCGAGAATTGATAGTTCGTAACCTCGATCCCTTTATCGATCAGCTGTGACACTTTTTCCCGCAGATCGTCATCTTTAAGAAATTCCTTGCGTTGTTCTTCGGGCCATTGACTGTTTTTGACCTGGGATTCAGCCGTCTCGACCTTTTGAGAGAGCTCAAGCGGAGTCCGTTTTTCGGTTGTCCACTTTGATGTAAAGATGGCAAAGACTACAAACAATGCAACGAAGCCCAGGACAATCTTTTCGCCATGGTTCACTGCAAATTCTTTGTAGTTCATTCCTTTGAGATTGGACATCAAGTTCTTCACGGGACTTTCTCCGTTTAATTAAAGTTTACTGTAGCTGATGGGATTCAGTTTCTAGTAAGTCTGTATCACTGGTTAGCAGCTTCCTCAGAATTCGATTCGGTCGGAGGAGGCTGTGGGTTATTATCCGCCGGTGCGGAATCTGCAGCTGGCGTCGCCGGAGATGCAGGTTCTGTTGGTTGTTCAGGAGTATCGCCCGCGGGTACGGGCTGGTTTTCGGTATTGGCAGCCGCAGCATCTGTCGGCTGCGCTGGGTTTGCTTCAGAGCCTGCAGGAGTTGCATTGGCTGCATCCCCTGCTGGTGTGGCAGCATCGGCCGCCGGTTGCCCCGGGTTATTGGGGTTTGTCCCCTCTGCTTCAGCCACCATCTCTCCTTCGGGTGGTTCATACGGTTTGTAAAGTGTCATTAAACCGGCAATGGTGACGACAGACAGCTCAGGGTCACTTAAAGCAGCATCCAGCAGGCCTTTATTTTCGAGGCCTGGTTGTCCCATTCCCGGTTGTCCTCCGGCTTCAGCACTGAAGCCAGATCCACCGCCGGGACGGCCTCCACCAAATTCCGTTCCACCAAATCCTGAATCGGCACTGAACCCGGCGTCACCTCCCATGGGGCTGGCGCCCCGGCGGCCTGTGGTACCACCGAGACTGGCAATGGGGGTCAGGTTGTCATCGAACATGTCTGCGCGTTGAACGCGGACGATTTCTGCAGGCCAAGGCATGCTGGATAACTGGGCAAGCAGGTGAGGCAGTTTTGAAGATTGGATTACGGCTTTAATATAAAACGCACGGGTTTTATAGGGGAGTGCTTCGTCTTCATGGTAGTAACGTTTGAGGTTTTGTGCGCCCTGGCCTCCTGCAAAGCCACCACCAAGCATACCGGCGCTTTCTGCCATCACGTCACCACTATCGTCTCCACCTCCGGCAGAGCCATCAACATCATTTCCGAAGATTTTGGTCAGATCCATATCGACATCAATTTGCATCGCGCCGCCGCCCATCGCATCCGTCATGCCGGCGCGCCCACCGCCACCTCCGCCGCCAAATCCACCACTATCCATACCTGCCATTCCCGCCATACCATCCATGTCACCCATGCTGCCGTCACCAGCGGGAGCACTCCCATCATCGCCAACGGTCCCCCCGCGCAGTTCCAGCTGGATAATCTGGCGGACAGGCGACTCGCTGATATTCGCAGCGCCTTTGTTGACTTCGGCAATAGCTTCCAGGATCGAGCTGACGAGCCAGACATCTTCCTGAGCATCCCACATTTCTTCCGAAGTCGGAGGTAGTGTTTTCCATTTGTCTAATGGAACATGGGGGATGGTGTTCGGGCTGATATCAACCGTTCCCGTTCCATCTTTCAAGCTGAATGGGTTGGCCAGTTTATGGGCACGCAAGATTTCAAATTTATAAGCACTTCGATAGAGGTTGCGGGGAACACGCGAGATTTCACCGCGATACGGCGTATTTTTCATCAGAGGAGTGACGTCTGGTGGCCAGACAAATAAGCTCTTTTGTTTATCCCAGAGGTACTTGTGGGACTGACCAATATACTTTTCTTTTTCCTTGTTGATCTCTTTCAGGGCAGAAGACCAGGTTTCATTGGGAGGATTGGGGGGAACCTGTGCGTCGGTGAATGCTTTATCGATCGCGGCTTTTCGCTCATCGATTTCTTTGGCAAGACTACCAGTCGCCATACTCCAGCCAATCACAGGCAGCAGCAGAGCAATAAACAGAATGATCCAGAATTTATGAACAAGAATCGGTTTTAATTTGTCCATCGGGTTGTCCTCTGCTCTCTTCCAAAGAGATGTAAAGTCGCGTAAAAAACGTTTTAAAGTGAATCGATCTTATTGTTGAGTAACGTCTGTCTGGCAAGCCTTTATCAGCCTGCTTCAGCCGTCGCTTCCTCCCCTTCTGAGGTAGAGGATTCTGGTGGCTGTTCCTGCCGTTCCAGGACAGGAATTGGTTTCCAGACAAATTGAAGTTTAAATTTTGTACGGTGAAGTGGTATGATTTTGGGGTCTTTTTCGGGGCGTTTAGCACCGACACGGGGACGACCGGCTATTCCCGCACCTCCGGGGAAACCGGCTTCCTCACCAGGCAGGACACCGGGGCGACCACCGCCAAAACCACCAAATCCACCAGGAGTAAAACCTCCATCGCCCATCCCCCGTCGCATTCCGCGAGGTTGACCATTGGGGTAGTAGTCAAATGTGTCCCGTGAGTCTTCCAAAACGGTTGCATGCGTGATGCCCATTTTGCGAACATCCACAGGGGCCGAATCCGGATTCTTCACCGTCCAGGACTGCAGGTTTTTCAAGAGCGTTTCATGAACATACAAGACGCCAACGTCGGTGGTGGGTTTGGATTCATCATGATGGTAGTGCACACCCTGAAGAGTGAAGACGTAGCCTTCCCCTTCGGGTGGAGTTTCCTGATCCACTTTCGGGAGAAGTGACTTTGCCTGGGGGGAAAGCTTTTCAAACCATTGCGCCAGGTCGGCCTGATGCTCGACCGTGATGCCGGGCAGTTTGATCCGATTGCGTTTCTCAATCTGTTCGTTGTCAAGCTGGTCGTCTACGTCGCGGGGCAGGCATTCATCAATGGCCTTATAAACTTCCAGCCAGTCATCTCGGGTGTCGAGATTCCAGACGAGTTTATCGCCCTTTTCAATGAGAGCAGTGAATTCCCCTTCGGCGCCGCTGTAACTGGACTGGTATCCGGAAACCTGTGTGGTCAAGTTCTTGACTTTGCTTTCCACGCTGCCGAAACGATCTGTGCTGACCGAATTGGCGACATTGCTAAAGCCGACTGTCGAAATGCAAAGCCCCACCAGTAAGGCTGCTGCAGTAACAACGGCCCAGGGTTTTTTACGACGGATTTTACGAGCCGTGGCAATTTCAGGCGGCAGAAGTGTGGTATGAATCGTAGTCTGTTGTAAGGCCTGCAACGCGATCCCGTAGGGAACGGTAAACGTGAGGATATTGTCCTGGAACAGCGGTTCGTTGAGAACGGCGTCTCCCACTAATGACTGGAAGTCATCGAGCCGTTCGACTTCGTACTGCAGGTTTTGTTGCAGAAATTTCTGCAGACCGGCGAGCTTAAAGCCGTTACCGGTCCCGTAGACTTTGGAAATTTTCGCATCGCGATTCACACTGGAAAAATAGCCGATCGAACGCTGGATTTCAGAAACATATTCGTTGAACACAGGTCGCAAGGCCTGGAAAACGGCGCGGGGGTCTTCGGAACGAGTCGCATTACATTTGAGGTGCTCTGCTTTCGCAAACGTGAGCTTCATTTCTTTGGTTAACGCACGGGTAAAGTGGTTACCGCCGATGGGAACATTACGGATCCAGATTTTACTGCCGTTGGTGACCATCAATGTGGTGCTGTCGGCACCCATGTCGACCACAATCGCAGACTCTTCCGGATTGCCTTCAAATTCCTGCCCGACCCGCATTCCCAGCGAATCGTAGCAGAGTGTGTTATACAGACCTAAGGGAGCGATCTGGATCAACTCCACTTCAATTTTTCGGTCGACGAATGGCTGCAGCGTTTTCAGAACCTGATCGCGCTTCATGGCAAAGATACCAACTTCGGCATCCAGCATGTAACCGCTCTCTTCCACGCCGCCCCCCAGAGGCTGGTAATCCCAGATCACGTCTTCCAGTGCGAACGGAATTTGC
This genomic interval from Gimesia alba contains the following:
- the pilM gene encoding type IV pilus assembly protein PilM is translated as MAENQAVWGIEIGQAGLKAIRLRYAEAADQVIAVAFDYIPHPKILSQPDADPDELISQALDTFLSRNETKGDLIAISVPGQTSLARFIQLPPVQSSRVPEIVKYEAKQQIPFALEDVIWDYQPLGGGVEESGYMLDAEVGIFAMKRDQVLKTLQPFVDRKIEVELIQIAPLGLYNTLCYDSLGMRVGQEFEGNPEESAIVVDMGADSTTLMVTNGSKIWIRNVPIGGNHFTRALTKEMKLTFAKAEHLKCNATRSEDPRAVFQALRPVFNEYVSEIQRSIGYFSSVNRDAKISKVYGTGNGFKLAGLQKFLQQNLQYEVERLDDFQSLVGDAVLNEPLFQDNILTFTVPYGIALQALQQTTIHTTLLPPEIATARKIRRKKPWAVVTAAALLVGLCISTVGFSNVANSVSTDRFGSVESKVKNLTTQVSGYQSSYSGAEGEFTALIEKGDKLVWNLDTRDDWLEVYKAIDECLPRDVDDQLDNEQIEKRNRIKLPGITVEHQADLAQWFEKLSPQAKSLLPKVDQETPPEGEGYVFTLQGVHYHHDESKPTTDVGVLYVHETLLKNLQSWTVKNPDSAPVDVRKMGITHATVLEDSRDTFDYYPNGQPRGMRRGMGDGGFTPGGFGGFGGGRPGVLPGEEAGFPGGAGIAGRPRVGAKRPEKDPKIIPLHRTKFKLQFVWKPIPVLERQEQPPESSTSEGEEATAEAG
- a CDS encoding bifunctional folylpolyglutamate synthase/dihydrofolate synthase, which encodes MGVSAEQYQHSLDFLFGRLNYERMGSNKYSTKDFKLGRMQELLKALENPQSSVPTIHIAGTKGKGSTSAMIAEMLSAAGYRTGLFTSPHVTRYEERILIDGKQIAPEQLVDQVTVLSEAVDQLGLDFGEGEMTPTFFELTTALAWMHFKQNQVDYAVMEVGLGGRLDSTNVCEPLATLITNISYDHTALLGDTIEQITREKAGIIKSGIPVFSGVTQPEAIAVLEEVCAERQAPLYLLNRDFFYETVRESGKAGALTAASGSLDANRQQKIQVKSPWSVIDEMPVSLLGQHQAMNAGLAVVLLDYLRHTGTPIEIGQMRTGMVGLKWPARIEVVQKNPTVIIDTAHNGASINALIKTLDECFSQQNRLLIFAATREKDVSEMLGALLPHFETVILTQYLSNPRRIPVNELNDIAQTIQQESGSHTDLISTASPADAWLKAKANSTPETLICVTGSFFIAAEMRELLLGATDEALLTEFC